From Carettochelys insculpta isolate YL-2023 chromosome 3, ASM3395843v1, whole genome shotgun sequence, a single genomic window includes:
- the TPBG gene encoding trophoblast glycoprotein, with product MLVRAVRGAAPAALGLVLQVLLGWGSAQQPGSCPAPCECSEASRTVKCVNRNLTAVPRDLPPNAQLLFLTGNRLGSLPPGAFLWPPLPELSLLNLSGSHLQQVEAGALAGLPSLRQLDLSGNALAWLSPEAFGNASSPLEELNLSSSFSNQSLVPDLAELLGHRVLGNLSRLELADNRLFSLPQGMFSALPSLQHLDLRNNSLVSLQPDAFHSLARLQSLDLSHNSLKCLKNATVAQLRSLPALRRVSLGYNPWDCNCCIEGLVSWLKESDQVEGKEALKCSYPEKMQDKALVKTSLSDLACYAPESIESQLQTSYVFLGVVLAVIGAIFLLVLYLNRKGIKKWMYNIRDACRDHMEGYHYRYEINADPRLTNLSSSSEV from the coding sequence ATGCTGGTGCGCGCCGTGCGGGGAGCGGCGcccgctgccctggggctggtactgcaggtgctgctgggctggggctcggctcagcagcctggctcctgccccgcGCCCTGCGAGTGTTCCGAGGCGTCCCGGACGGTGAAGTGCGTGAACAGGAACCTGACGGCGGTGCCCCGGGACCTGCCGCCCAACGCGCAGCTCCTCTTCCTCACGGGCAACCGGCTGGGCAGCCTCCCGCCCGGCGCCTTCCTCTGGCCGCCGCTGCCCGAGCTCAGCCTCCTCAACCTGAGCGGCAGCCACCTGCAGCAGGTGGAGGCGGGCGCCCTGGCCGGCCTGCCCAGCCTGAGGCAGCTGGACCTGAGCGGCAACGCCCTGGCTTGGCTCAGCCCCGAGGCCTTCGGCAACGCCAGCAGCCCCCTGGAGGAGCTGAACCTCAGCAGCTCCTTCAGCAACCAGAGCCTGGTGCCTGACCTGGCCGAGCTGCTGGGCCACAGGGTGCTGGGCAACCTCAGCCGGCTAGAGCTGGCGGACAACAGGCTGTTCTCCCTTCCCCAGGGCATgttctctgccctgcccagcctgcagcacctGGACCTGCGGAACAACTCCCTGGTGAGCTTGCAGCCTGATGCTTTCCACAGCCTGGCCCGGCTGCAGAGCCTGGACCTCAGCCACAACTCTCTCAAGTGCCTGAAGAATGCCACTGTCGCCCAGCTCCGCAGCTTGCCTGCGCTTCGCAGGGTCAGCCTGGGCTACAACCCCTGGGACTGCAACTGCTGTATCGAGGGCCTGGTGAGCTGGCTCAAGGAGAGTGACCAGGTAGAAGGGAAAGAAGCCTTGAAGTGCTCTTACCCTGAGAAGATGCAGGACAAAGCCCTGGTGAAGACCAGCCTCTCAGACCTGGCCTGTTATGCTCCCGAGTCCATTGAGTCCCAACTGCAAACTTCATATGTTTTCTTAGGGGTAGTGCTGGCCGTCATTGGAGCCATTTTTCTCCTGGTTTTGTATTTGAACAGAAAAGGAATCAAAAAGTGGATGTATAATATCAGGGATGCATGTAGGGATCACATGGAGGGATATCACTATAGATACGAGATCAACGCAGACCCTAGGTTAACAAACCTCAGCTCTAGTTCTGAGGTATGA